A genomic stretch from Oreochromis niloticus isolate F11D_XX linkage group LG11, O_niloticus_UMD_NMBU, whole genome shotgun sequence includes:
- the LOC102079919 gene encoding uncharacterized protein LOC102079919, giving the protein MEFSLDDFVTSPSWDKIAKCRKADLLIIASFYDVQVSYSARKAEVKDALCAGLVERGILSALKAAEQPGGAGVKVAPETEPEADAKGSDVAEVESDAAEVESEAAESGTAGEPLAGRSTEDLRLTLRIREVETRAKELEVQAMHLRVRALELERKPSTSVSTSASNHPSTSTTVSTGFDITNHVKLVPPFREAKVDSYFNAFERIAAALSWPKESWPLLLQCKLVGKAQEVCTSLSIEDSLDYDIMKKTVLQAYELVPEAYRQKFRKCEKTANQTFVEFAREKGRLFERWLQASKVKDLEGLKELILLEEFKKCLPDQVVIYLNEQKVTSLAKAAVMADEFTLTHKTIFSAAVAQNIRVGGTGEENKVTKGRTEG; this is encoded by the coding sequence ATGGAGTTTTCTTTGGATGATTTTGTTACTTCGCCTTCATGGGATAAAATAGCGAAGTGCCGGAAGGCTGATTTGCTCATTATTGCTAGTTTTTATGATGTTCAGGTGTCCTATAGTGCCCGTAAAGCGGAGGTTAAGGACGCTTTGTGTGCAGGGCTGGTGGAGCGAGGCATCCTTTCTGCCCTGAAGGCAGCTGAGCAGCCTGGCGGCGCGGGTGTGAAGGTGGCTCCGGAGACTGAGCCGGAGGCGGATGCCAAAGGGTCTGATGTAGCCGAGGTGGAGTCTGATGCGGCTGAGGTGGAGTCTGAAGCAGCTGAGTCTGGTACAGCCGGGGAGCCCCTGGCGGGGCGGTCTACGGAGGATCTCCGTTTGACCCTCCGTATAAGGGAGGTGGAAACCCGTGCTAAAGAGCTTGAGGTACAAGCAATGCACCTCCGTGTCAGAGCTTTGGAGCTGGAGCGAAAGCCCTCCACCTCTGTCTCCACATCTGCCTCTAATCATCCTAGTACATCCACCACTGTCTCAACTGGTTTTGACATCACTAATCACGTTAAACTGGTTCCCCCGTTTCGTGAGGCCAAAGTGGACTCCTATTTTAACGCTTTTGAGCGTATAGCGGCCGCGTTAAGTTGGCCGAAGGAGTCTTGGCCACTGTTATTGCAATGCAAACTGGTCGGCAAAGCCCAGGAGGTGTGTACCAGTTTATCAATTGAAGATAGCCTTGATTATGACATCATGAAGAAGACTGTGTTGCAGGCATATGAGCTTGTCCCAGAAGCCTACCGTCAAAAATTTAGGAAGTGTGAAAAAACTGCCAATCAGACGTTTGTGGAGTTTGCCCGTGAAAAGGGTCGCTTGTTTGAACGATGGTTGCAGGCCAGTAAAGTGAAGGATCTTGAGGGGCTGAAAGAGCTTATTTTGTTAGAGGAATTCAAAAAATGTTTGCCGGACCAAGTAGTCATTTATCTGAATGAACAAAAGGTGACGTCACTTGCCAAAGCGGCAGTGATGGCTGATGAATTTACTCTCACTCACAAAACTATATTTTCAGCCGCTGTCGCACAAAATATCAGGGTGGGTGGGACAGGAGAGGAAAATAAAGTCACCAAAGGTAGGACGGAAGGATAG